In Sphingomonas sp. SUN019, one genomic interval encodes:
- a CDS encoding DUF1192 domain-containing protein: MDLDDILGPRPDDPLPALLREDLDRLSVAELEARVRALESEIERTRRKIEGAVNHRASADQLFKS; this comes from the coding sequence GTGGACCTGGACGATATCCTGGGGCCTCGGCCCGACGATCCCCTGCCCGCCTTGCTGCGCGAGGATCTCGATCGCCTGTCGGTCGCCGAACTCGAGGCTCGCGTCCGTGCGCTGGAAAGCGAGATCGAGCGCACCCGACGAAAAATTGAAGGCGCCGTTAACCATCGCGCAAGCGCTGATCAGTTATTCAAGTCGTGA
- a CDS encoding glycosyltransferase yields the protein MDFLFPRVSAIMPTADRRRFVPAAIAQFLAQGRDDAELVILDDGADRIADLIPGDPRILYHREERRRVLGDKRNRLCELARGEIILHWDDDDWHAPDRIAQQVAALAATGADIAGLDRITFLSDDGARAWEYRWQGHGRWLYGATLAYRRDYWRRRRFPAIRAGEDTRFVLDARDAHIHAMPVTDWLIARVHGGNTSPKRVDGGYWTERASGPLIDRIAGWSSSPPDRRPPLANVYALLAHERPECVVDLVRNLRCHDATSPILLYDGSPGGGLIDPRLPWARWGVEIVPGARPMRWGALHGFALDCIAHLGTRPYDALTIVDSDQVMLRGNYPGFLAAHGGVAGLLSSDARPQGAGTRIPPAATAQAERALWRPFLDRFRGGEAAFVHWTFWPGTVIGADCARAIARLFGDPQLQAILAMSRLWATEEILFPTLARLLGYPVAQNPCRGDWTQYRRRWSTHDLDSARADVRTFWMHPVNRALDDPLRRHLRAQCNQYRTAPAAPLPAPDAEDARILAEMRALPGWLSEVEATALLTAARHALSRPGAAGHIVEIGSHCGKATVLLGRAAQTAAIEARVTAIDRFDGVTGSREDVLAHDAVTRGRFDQMLTGSGLGPWVAARTGEASEMATAHPVDLLVIDGLHDYPAVASDFAAFEGVLTAAARVAFHDYADYFPGVVAFVDELVATGAWEVEVAAETLRILRRRAATIEDAQRETDEQAA from the coding sequence ATGGATTTCCTCTTCCCCCGCGTCTCCGCGATCATGCCGACCGCCGACCGGCGGCGGTTCGTGCCCGCGGCGATCGCGCAGTTTCTAGCGCAGGGGCGCGACGACGCCGAACTCGTCATCCTTGACGACGGAGCCGATCGCATCGCCGATCTCATCCCCGGCGACCCGCGCATCCTCTATCACCGCGAGGAGCGCCGCCGGGTGCTGGGCGACAAGCGCAACCGGCTGTGCGAGCTGGCGCGTGGTGAGATCATCCTGCACTGGGACGACGACGACTGGCACGCGCCGGACCGCATCGCGCAGCAGGTCGCCGCGCTCGCCGCGACCGGCGCGGACATCGCCGGGCTCGACCGCATCACCTTCCTGTCGGACGATGGCGCACGCGCGTGGGAGTATCGCTGGCAGGGGCATGGCCGGTGGCTGTACGGCGCGACGCTCGCCTATCGCCGCGATTACTGGCGCCGGCGGCGCTTCCCCGCAATCCGCGCGGGCGAGGACACGCGCTTCGTGCTCGACGCGCGCGATGCGCATATCCATGCGATGCCCGTCACCGACTGGCTGATCGCGCGGGTGCACGGCGGCAACACCAGCCCGAAACGGGTCGACGGCGGTTACTGGACCGAGCGCGCGTCGGGGCCGCTGATCGACCGCATCGCGGGCTGGTCGTCCAGCCCGCCCGATCGACGCCCGCCGCTCGCCAACGTCTATGCCTTGCTGGCGCACGAGCGGCCCGAATGCGTCGTCGATCTGGTCCGCAACCTGCGCTGTCACGACGCCACGTCGCCGATCCTGCTGTACGACGGCAGCCCCGGCGGCGGGTTGATCGATCCGCGGCTGCCATGGGCGCGCTGGGGCGTGGAGATCGTGCCCGGCGCACGACCGATGCGATGGGGCGCGCTGCACGGCTTCGCGCTCGATTGCATCGCGCACCTCGGCACGCGCCCCTATGACGCGCTGACGATCGTCGATTCCGATCAGGTGATGCTGCGCGGCAATTATCCCGGCTTCCTCGCCGCGCACGGCGGGGTCGCCGGACTGCTGTCGAGCGATGCACGGCCGCAGGGTGCGGGCACGCGCATCCCGCCCGCCGCCACCGCGCAGGCCGAGCGCGCCTTGTGGCGACCCTTCCTCGATCGCTTCCGGGGCGGGGAGGCGGCGTTCGTGCACTGGACCTTCTGGCCCGGCACGGTGATCGGGGCCGATTGCGCGCGCGCGATCGCCAGGCTGTTCGGCGATCCACAATTGCAGGCGATCCTGGCGATGTCGCGGCTGTGGGCGACCGAGGAAATCCTGTTCCCCACGCTCGCCCGGCTGCTCGGCTATCCTGTGGCGCAGAACCCCTGCCGCGGCGACTGGACGCAATATCGCCGGCGGTGGAGCACGCACGATCTGGATAGCGCGCGCGCCGACGTGCGGACGTTCTGGATGCATCCGGTGAACCGCGCGCTCGACGACCCGCTCCGCCGCCATCTTCGCGCGCAGTGCAATCAGTACCGCACCGCGCCCGCCGCGCCGCTGCCCGCTCCCGATGCGGAGGATGCGCGGATACTGGCCGAAATGCGCGCTCTGCCCGGCTGGCTGAGCGAGGTGGAGGCGACCGCACTGCTGACCGCCGCGCGCCACGCGCTGTCGCGACCCGGCGCGGCCGGCCATATCGTCGAGATCGGCAGCCATTGCGGCAAGGCGACGGTCCTGCTCGGCCGCGCCGCGCAGACCGCCGCGATCGAGGCGCGCGTCACCGCGATCGACCGTTTCGACGGCGTGACCGGCAGCCGCGAGGACGTACTGGCGCACGACGCGGTGACGCGCGGCCGGTTCGACCAGATGCTCACCGGGTCCGGCCTCGGGCCGTGGGTCGCGGCGCGCACCGGGGAGGCGAGCGAGATGGCGACGGCGCACCCGGTCGACCTGCTGGTGATCGACGGCCTGCACGATTACCCCGCTGTCGCGAGCGATTTCGCCGCGTTCGAAGGCGTGCTGACCGCCGCCGCGCGCGTCGCCTTCCACGATTATGCCGATTATTTCCCCGGCGTCGTCGCCTTCGTCGACGAACTGGTCGCGACCGGCGCGTGGGAGGTCGAGGTGGCGGCCGAAACGCTCCGCATCCTGCGCCGCCGCGCGGCGACGATAGAGGACGCGCAGCGCGAGACCGACGAACAGGCCGCGTGA
- a CDS encoding class I SAM-dependent methyltransferase, with protein MTTPDLLRPLAILAAMRDIPGWLEDDEAELLIAAAAHVTRGGGARRLVEIGSYQGRSTIVLAATIRALSPDSRVFAIDPHEGTVGSADARLNHGSPTFDAFVANIAAAGVAAFVEPVRSLSYEARWNDTIDLLFIDGLHDRFNVERDYRHFARFLNPDAIVLFHDYAAYYPGVVAFVDTLVAQEGWSIAAHAGSMVMLYRGA; from the coding sequence GTGACCACGCCCGACCTCCTCCGCCCCCTCGCGATCCTGGCGGCGATGCGCGATATTCCCGGCTGGCTGGAGGATGACGAGGCCGAGTTGCTGATCGCCGCCGCCGCGCACGTCACGCGCGGCGGGGGCGCGCGGCGGCTGGTCGAGATCGGCAGCTATCAGGGCCGCTCGACGATTGTCCTCGCCGCGACGATCCGCGCGCTGTCCCCGGATTCGCGCGTCTTCGCGATCGATCCGCACGAGGGGACGGTCGGCTCGGCCGACGCGCGGCTCAACCACGGATCGCCGACCTTCGACGCGTTCGTCGCCAACATCGCCGCGGCCGGTGTCGCGGCGTTCGTCGAGCCGGTCCGCTCTTTGTCTTACGAAGCGCGATGGAACGACACCATCGACCTGCTGTTCATCGACGGCCTGCACGACCGGTTCAACGTCGAACGCGACTATCGCCATTTCGCGCGCTTCCTGAACCCGGACGCGATCGTGCTGTTCCACGATTACGCAGCCTATTATCCGGGCGTCGTCGCGTTCGTCGACACGCTGGTCGCGCAAGAGGGTTGGTCCATCGCCGCCCACGCGGGCAGCATGGTCATGCTCTATCGCGGCGCGTGA
- a CDS encoding AMP-binding protein, whose product MTDPEHAWRTAYRHPTPWDQPFPPQSVPAMFDAATTRFADRPLIDFLGRIYSYAEVADGARRVATGLAALGYGKGDRIGLFLPNAPHYLAAHYGALRLGATVVNFSPLYTVDELCEQVEDSGARLLFTLSATALLPTALAVLEKSALEGLIVGSVAGALPPAKSLFYRLFRGREVTKRPGDARITAFSALIANDGALPPAIIDPAHDVALIQYTGGTTGTPKGAMLTHANLTANAAQVNAIDPDPDKPDRILGALPLFHVFANTCVLNRTVAHGGQIALLPRFDAGQVLAAIARTKATALPGVPTMYRALLDHPKIATTDLSSLRICISGGAPLPAELKTRWEETTGSTLVEGYGLSESSGVLTANPYAAPGKPGTIGQPLPATRLKLLDKEDPTRPPPPGEPGELVAAGPQVMAGYWNRPEADVDSFAIDADGTRWLRTGDVATIDADGFVAIVDRLKDMIAVAGFKVFPSRIENILYTHPAVREALVIGVPDAYRGEAPRAYVTLADDAEIDGVTLKTWLNPQVGKHERVDAVIVRGAMPKTMIGKLSRKDLVAEVRSAGYPTD is encoded by the coding sequence ATGACCGATCCCGAGCACGCCTGGCGCACCGCCTATCGTCATCCGACCCCGTGGGATCAGCCATTCCCGCCGCAATCCGTCCCCGCGATGTTCGACGCGGCGACCACGCGCTTCGCCGACCGCCCGCTGATCGATTTCCTCGGCCGGATCTATTCCTACGCCGAGGTAGCCGACGGCGCGCGCCGCGTCGCGACCGGGCTGGCCGCGTTAGGCTATGGCAAGGGCGACCGCATCGGCCTGTTCCTGCCCAACGCCCCGCATTACCTGGCCGCCCATTACGGCGCGCTCCGGCTCGGCGCGACGGTCGTCAATTTCTCGCCGCTCTACACGGTCGACGAACTGTGCGAGCAGGTCGAGGATTCGGGCGCGCGACTGCTGTTCACGCTGTCCGCCACCGCGCTACTGCCGACCGCGCTGGCGGTGCTGGAGAAAAGCGCGCTGGAAGGCCTGATCGTCGGATCGGTCGCGGGCGCACTGCCCCCGGCCAAGTCTTTGTTCTACCGCCTTTTCCGCGGGCGCGAAGTGACCAAGCGCCCCGGCGACGCCCGCATCACCGCTTTCTCCGCGCTGATCGCCAATGACGGCGCGCTTCCGCCCGCCATCATCGACCCCGCGCATGACGTGGCGCTGATCCAATATACCGGCGGCACCACCGGCACGCCGAAGGGCGCGATGCTGACCCACGCGAACCTGACCGCCAACGCGGCCCAGGTAAACGCGATCGACCCCGATCCGGACAAGCCCGACCGCATCCTCGGCGCGCTGCCGCTGTTCCACGTCTTCGCCAACACCTGCGTCCTGAACCGCACCGTCGCGCACGGCGGGCAGATCGCGCTCCTGCCACGCTTCGACGCGGGTCAAGTGCTCGCCGCGATCGCGCGGACGAAGGCGACCGCGCTCCCCGGCGTCCCGACGATGTACCGTGCGCTGCTCGATCACCCGAAGATCGCGACCACCGATTTGTCGAGCCTGCGCATTTGCATCTCGGGCGGCGCGCCGCTCCCCGCCGAACTGAAGACACGCTGGGAAGAGACCACCGGATCGACACTGGTCGAAGGGTATGGCCTGTCCGAAAGCTCGGGCGTGCTGACCGCCAACCCCTATGCCGCGCCCGGCAAGCCCGGCACGATCGGCCAGCCGCTCCCCGCGACTCGCCTGAAACTGCTCGACAAGGAAGACCCGACGCGGCCCCCGCCGCCGGGCGAACCCGGCGAACTCGTCGCCGCGGGACCGCAGGTGATGGCGGGATATTGGAACCGCCCCGAAGCCGACGTGGACAGCTTCGCAATCGACGCCGACGGCACGCGCTGGCTGCGCACCGGCGATGTCGCGACGATCGACGCGGACGGGTTCGTCGCCATCGTCGACCGGTTGAAGGATATGATCGCGGTCGCCGGGTTCAAGGTCTTCCCAAGCCGGATCGAGAACATCCTCTACACCCACCCCGCGGTGCGCGAGGCGCTGGTCATCGGCGTCCCCGACGCATATCGCGGCGAAGCCCCGCGCGCCTATGTCACGCTGGCCGACGATGCGGAGATCGACGGCGTCACGCTGAAGACCTGGCTCAACCCGCAGGTCGGCAAGCACGAACGCGTCGACGCGGTGATCGTGCGGGGTGCAATGCCCAAGACGATGATCGGGAAACTCAGTCGCAAGGATCTGGTCGCAGAGGTGCGGTCGGCCGGATATCCGACCGACTGA
- a CDS encoding diguanylate cyclase codes for MPRGIAQLAGWIVALVAGLLAWSAPAAAQSGLVGTPLAVCVAPVSAGDTPARMLAARGRFDCTTAQTNFGRGDYWVRSAPVTIRDAAAIRTASLWQDRSTLYVAYADGALYARTMDGRGAARALQMGAIFELPIRQRGAPVVRLLWRVEGAANLRGILVGARIATPADSARVNLTLGTLYGAFAGLCVALLVYNLALWVALRRRFQLAYCAMVACLLLYALSSSGASAWLWPDVPNNDRMRSNYMSLALAAAAALVFARSFFESFVFRGWLARANDAAIWLLIGTSTLFAFVAPWQIRLLDRLYAVSFLVLMAVAFAILAQAWRRRSNFLWLFAVAWAAPIALSTLRVAGNFNLVSWNFLLDNSTIASMSLEALLSSVAIAYRIKLLTRERDEAREKEIAARLLADIDPLTGLLNRRAFLREAIGREGDQLLIVADIDHFKRVNDTLGHDGGDEVLRVVARALRMSVPPGALVARIGGEEFAIVVPDGAGLSPTGILDRVRAERMPFDLTVTVSLGTCVGPLDTEANWNVMYRAADQALFAAKAAGRDRVRRGDRRMIAA; via the coding sequence ATGCCAAGGGGGATCGCGCAACTGGCCGGGTGGATCGTCGCGCTCGTCGCGGGGCTTCTGGCGTGGTCCGCGCCAGCCGCCGCGCAAAGCGGGCTGGTCGGAACGCCGCTTGCGGTGTGCGTCGCGCCAGTCAGCGCGGGGGACACGCCGGCGCGGATGCTGGCGGCGCGCGGTCGCTTCGACTGCACCACGGCGCAAACCAACTTTGGCCGCGGCGATTATTGGGTCCGCTCGGCCCCCGTCACGATTCGCGATGCCGCGGCGATCCGCACCGCCAGCCTGTGGCAAGACCGGTCGACGCTCTACGTCGCTTATGCCGACGGCGCTCTCTACGCCCGCACGATGGACGGCCGCGGCGCCGCGCGCGCATTGCAGATGGGCGCGATCTTCGAACTGCCGATCCGTCAGCGCGGCGCGCCCGTGGTGCGGCTGCTGTGGCGGGTCGAGGGCGCGGCGAACCTGCGCGGCATCCTGGTCGGCGCGCGCATCGCGACGCCCGCCGACAGCGCACGCGTGAACCTGACGCTCGGCACACTCTATGGCGCGTTCGCCGGGCTCTGCGTCGCGCTATTGGTCTACAACCTGGCACTCTGGGTCGCGCTCAGGCGACGGTTCCAGCTCGCCTATTGCGCGATGGTCGCCTGCCTGCTGCTCTATGCATTGTCCTCGTCGGGGGCGTCGGCCTGGCTATGGCCCGACGTGCCCAACAACGACCGGATGCGCAGCAATTATATGTCGCTCGCGCTGGCCGCGGCGGCGGCGCTGGTCTTCGCGCGCAGCTTTTTCGAATCGTTCGTCTTTCGCGGCTGGCTGGCGCGCGCCAACGACGCCGCGATCTGGTTGCTGATCGGCACGTCGACGTTGTTCGCGTTCGTCGCGCCGTGGCAGATCAGGCTGCTCGACCGCCTCTATGCAGTCAGCTTTCTCGTGCTGATGGCGGTGGCGTTCGCGATCCTGGCGCAGGCATGGCGGCGGCGGAGCAATTTCCTGTGGCTGTTCGCGGTCGCCTGGGCCGCGCCGATCGCGCTGTCGACGCTGCGCGTGGCGGGCAATTTCAATCTGGTGTCGTGGAACTTCCTGCTCGACAATTCGACGATCGCGTCGATGTCGCTGGAGGCGTTGCTGTCCAGCGTCGCGATCGCGTACCGCATCAAGCTGCTGACCCGCGAACGCGACGAGGCGCGCGAAAAGGAGATCGCCGCGCGCCTGTTGGCGGACATCGATCCGCTGACCGGCCTGCTCAACCGCCGCGCGTTCCTGCGCGAGGCGATCGGGCGCGAAGGCGACCAGTTGCTGATCGTCGCCGACATCGATCATTTCAAGCGCGTCAACGACACGCTCGGCCATGATGGCGGGGACGAGGTGCTGCGCGTCGTCGCCCGCGCCTTGCGCATGTCGGTGCCGCCCGGCGCGCTGGTCGCGCGGATCGGCGGCGAGGAATTCGCGATCGTCGTGCCCGATGGCGCTGGCCTGTCGCCGACCGGCATCCTCGACCGTGTCCGCGCCGAACGGATGCCGTTCGACCTGACGGTCACGGTGTCGCTCGGCACCTGCGTCGGCCCGCTCGACACCGAGGCGAACTGGAACGTGATGTACCGCGCAGCCGATCAGGCGCTGTTCGCGGCGAAGGCGGCGGGACGCGACCGGGTGCGTCGCGGCGACCGGCGGATGATCGCCGCCTGA
- a CDS encoding NAD(P)H-quinone oxidoreductase: MTELPATMQAIDPEVAGGPEVLVAVGRPTPAPGEGEVLIRVAAAGVNRPDVLQRKGGYPPPPGAPSILGLELAGTIAAVGAGVGGEMLGQPVCALVAGGAYAEYAVAPVGSCLPVPEALSMIEAAALPETLFTVWTNLFERAFAVEGDTVLVHGGTSGIGTMAIALANIFGLTIIVTAGSDEKCAAAKALGADHAINYRSEDFVARVKEITGGKGCAAVLDMVGGEYVARNLQCLADDGRHVSIAVQGGAMATIPVFEVMRRRLTLTGSTLRARDNGFKAMVADELSRIVWPHVVAGRLKPAIDRTYPLAEAADAHRRMEAGEHVGKIVLTVGD; this comes from the coding sequence ATGACCGAGTTACCGGCGACGATGCAGGCGATCGATCCCGAGGTTGCCGGCGGGCCGGAGGTATTGGTGGCGGTCGGACGGCCGACGCCTGCGCCGGGCGAGGGCGAAGTGCTGATCCGCGTCGCTGCTGCCGGGGTCAACCGGCCAGACGTGCTGCAGCGCAAGGGCGGCTATCCCCCGCCGCCGGGCGCGCCGTCCATTTTGGGGCTGGAACTGGCGGGGACGATCGCCGCGGTCGGCGCGGGCGTTGGCGGCGAGATGCTGGGACAGCCGGTGTGCGCCCTGGTCGCGGGCGGGGCTTATGCCGAATATGCCGTCGCGCCGGTGGGATCGTGCCTGCCGGTGCCCGAGGCGCTGAGCATGATCGAGGCGGCGGCGCTGCCTGAGACCTTGTTCACCGTGTGGACAAACCTGTTCGAGCGCGCCTTTGCGGTCGAGGGCGACACCGTGCTGGTGCACGGCGGGACGAGCGGCATCGGGACGATGGCGATTGCGCTCGCCAACATATTCGGGCTGACGATCATCGTGACCGCCGGATCGGACGAGAAATGCGCCGCGGCGAAGGCGTTGGGGGCGGATCACGCGATCAACTACAGATCGGAGGATTTCGTCGCGCGGGTGAAGGAGATCACCGGCGGCAAGGGCTGCGCGGCGGTGCTCGACATGGTTGGTGGCGAGTATGTCGCGCGTAATCTGCAATGCCTGGCCGACGACGGGCGGCACGTATCGATCGCGGTGCAGGGCGGGGCGATGGCGACGATTCCGGTGTTCGAGGTGATGCGCCGCCGCCTGACGCTGACCGGATCGACGCTGCGCGCGCGCGACAACGGGTTCAAGGCGATGGTCGCTGACGAACTGTCGCGCATCGTCTGGCCGCATGTCGTGGCCGGGCGGCTGAAACCGGCGATCGACCGGACCTATCCGCTGGCGGAGGCTGCGGATGCGCATCGCCGGATGGAGGCGGGGGAGCATGTCGGCAAGATCGTGCTGACGGTGGGCGATTGA
- the clpA gene encoding ATP-dependent Clp protease ATP-binding subunit ClpA: MPSFASALESTLHKALEAASSRRHEYATLEHLLLALIDDEHASQVMASCGVDTGELKSTVAHYLDTELGALKVEAQTDPSPTSGFQRVVQRAILHVQSSGRDEVTGANVLVALFSERESYAVYFLQQQDMSRLDAVSFISHGVGKGNQPTEAATPKGAEEEKKEKATDKGKGESALKQFCVDLNEKAKAGKVDPLIGRGPEVDRTVQILCRRSKNNPLYVGDPGVGKTAIAEGLARKIVEGDVPEVLLPAVIYSLDMGALLAGTRYRGDFEERLKQVVNELEKLPHAVLFIDEIHTVIGAGATSGGAMDASNLLKPALSGGTIRCIGSTTYKEFRNHFEKDRALLRRFQKIDVNEPTIEDTIKILAGLRSAFEDHHKVKYTPDAIKSAVELSARYINDRKLPDKAIDVIDEVGAMQMLVAPNKRKKTITPKEIEQVIATMARIPPKSVSSDDKMQLATLETDLKRVVFGQNSAIEKLASAIKLSRAGLRDPDKPIGNYLFTGPTGVGKTEVAKQLALIMGIPLQRFDMSEYMERHSVSRLIGAPPGYVGYDQGGLLTDAVDQNPHSVLLLDEIEKAHPDLFNILLQVMDNGKLTDHHGKTVDFRNTILIMTTNAGASDMARETVGFGNLTREGEDEQAVQKMFTPEFRNRLDAIVPFAYLPTEVVARVVEKFILQLELQLADRNVHIALDDESKEWLTKKGYDKLYGARPMGRLIQEKIKQPLAEELLFGKLVHGGEVTIKLKENALSFEIVPAAPKKPKKKGGKTEKVEAG; this comes from the coding sequence ATGCCTTCCTTCGCCAGCGCCCTCGAATCCACGCTGCACAAGGCGCTCGAGGCCGCATCCTCGCGCCGTCACGAATATGCGACGCTCGAACACCTCCTGCTCGCGCTGATCGACGACGAACACGCCAGCCAGGTGATGGCCTCCTGCGGGGTCGACACGGGCGAGCTGAAATCGACCGTTGCGCATTACCTCGACACCGAACTCGGCGCGCTAAAGGTCGAGGCGCAGACCGATCCGTCACCCACCAGCGGCTTCCAGCGTGTCGTTCAGCGCGCGATCCTGCACGTCCAGTCGTCGGGCCGCGACGAGGTGACCGGCGCGAACGTGCTGGTGGCGCTGTTCAGCGAACGCGAAAGCTACGCCGTCTATTTCCTGCAGCAGCAGGACATGAGCCGCCTGGATGCGGTCAGCTTCATCAGCCACGGCGTCGGCAAGGGCAACCAGCCGACCGAAGCCGCCACGCCGAAGGGCGCCGAGGAAGAGAAGAAGGAAAAGGCCACGGACAAGGGCAAGGGCGAAAGCGCGCTCAAGCAATTTTGCGTCGACCTCAACGAAAAGGCGAAGGCCGGGAAGGTCGATCCGCTGATCGGCCGCGGGCCGGAGGTCGACCGCACGGTGCAGATCCTGTGCCGCCGGTCGAAGAACAACCCGCTCTACGTCGGCGATCCCGGCGTGGGTAAGACCGCGATCGCCGAAGGCCTCGCGCGGAAGATCGTCGAGGGCGACGTGCCCGAGGTGCTGTTGCCTGCCGTCATCTACTCGCTCGACATGGGCGCGCTCCTCGCGGGCACGCGCTATCGCGGCGATTTCGAGGAGCGGCTGAAACAGGTCGTCAACGAACTCGAAAAGCTGCCGCACGCGGTGCTGTTCATCGACGAGATCCACACCGTGATCGGCGCAGGCGCAACCAGCGGCGGCGCGATGGACGCGTCGAACCTGCTGAAACCTGCGCTGTCGGGCGGCACGATCCGTTGCATCGGTTCGACCACCTACAAGGAATTCCGCAACCACTTCGAAAAGGACCGCGCTCTCCTGCGCCGGTTCCAGAAGATCGACGTCAACGAACCGACGATCGAGGACACGATCAAGATCCTCGCGGGCCTCCGCTCAGCTTTCGAGGATCACCACAAAGTGAAATACACTCCCGACGCGATCAAGTCGGCGGTGGAACTCAGCGCGCGCTACATCAACGACCGCAAATTGCCCGACAAGGCGATCGACGTGATCGACGAAGTCGGCGCGATGCAGATGCTGGTCGCGCCGAACAAGCGCAAGAAGACGATCACGCCCAAGGAGATCGAACAGGTCATCGCCACGATGGCGCGCATCCCGCCGAAAAGCGTGTCGAGCGACGACAAGATGCAGCTCGCGACGCTCGAGACCGACCTGAAGCGCGTCGTGTTCGGGCAGAACAGCGCGATCGAGAAGCTCGCCAGCGCGATCAAGCTCAGCCGTGCGGGCCTGCGCGATCCCGACAAGCCGATCGGCAACTACCTGTTTACCGGCCCGACCGGCGTCGGCAAGACCGAGGTCGCGAAGCAGCTCGCGCTGATCATGGGCATCCCGCTCCAGCGCTTCGACATGAGCGAATATATGGAACGCCACAGCGTCTCGCGGCTGATCGGCGCGCCGCCGGGCTATGTCGGCTACGACCAGGGCGGACTGTTGACCGATGCGGTCGACCAGAACCCGCATTCGGTGCTGCTGCTCGACGAGATCGAGAAGGCGCATCCCGATCTTTTCAACATCCTGTTGCAGGTGATGGACAATGGAAAGCTGACCGACCACCACGGCAAGACGGTCGATTTCAGGAACACGATCCTGATCATGACCACGAACGCCGGCGCGTCCGACATGGCGCGCGAGACGGTCGGCTTCGGCAACCTCACGCGGGAGGGCGAGGACGAACAGGCGGTGCAGAAGATGTTCACGCCGGAATTCCGCAACCGCCTGGATGCGATCGTTCCGTTCGCCTACTTGCCCACCGAGGTCGTCGCGCGGGTGGTGGAGAAGTTCATCCTCCAGCTCGAACTGCAACTCGCCGACCGCAACGTCCACATTGCGCTGGACGACGAATCGAAGGAGTGGCTGACGAAGAAGGGCTATGACAAGCTCTACGGCGCCCGCCCGATGGGCCGCCTGATCCAGGAAAAGATCAAACAGCCGCTGGCCGAGGAACTGCTGTTCGGCAAGCTGGTCCACGGCGGCGAGGTGACGATCAAGCTGAAGGAAAACGCGCTGTCGTTCGAGATCGTCCCCGCAGCACCCAAGAAGCCGAAGAAGAAGGGTGGGAAGACGGAGAAGGTCGAGGCTGGGTAA